AGCATTATTAATCTCTTTGAACCTTTCAGGAGTCAATTCAAAAGAGCTCCCCGCATTGCGAAAAGCTCTCTCTTTTAAATCTTGAAAGGCAATCTTAACTCTAGCTTTCATATTTTATCCTCCTAAACTGCAGGAGCCATTCCAGAAATATCAAATACAGTGAATGACTCATTATCTTTAGCTTTACCATTTCCTAAAAACTTAGTAAGATAAGTTCTTTGGTCTTCAAGGAATTTGTATTCGTCTGAATGCTCAATCTTTTGGGCCATTCCAACTCCCATAAAATAGTTAGGTGCTTCTCCTGTTACCATCTTACCTTGTGGTACTGCAACGGACTGGATAATATTTTCCATTGGGAAAAGGAAGTTTGAAACCCATTGACCATTTAAATTTTTAGTCATAATAGTTTGGTAAATCTTAGACCAGTAATCTAATGGATTTACAATAAACACTACATCAGCAGCATCTACTATCTTTGTACCATTTTTAGTAAGAGGCGCCATGATAGCAGTTCCTATAGAAGCTGGCGTAAACTCAGTAAGTGCAACTGGAGTTTTATCTGGATAAACTCCTTCAACTACTGCTCCTGCTAAATTCTTCATCATTCCTATAGGTTGGTCTTTACCAGTACCATTAACAATTGCTAGCTCAAGAGCCATTGCAATTGATTCTCCTAAAACTGTTCTTACATATGTGTCTAACCACTCAGGTCCTAAAACTAACATAGACTTGCAAACAGGCATATATGCAGAAAGCTTGTATAAATTCATGTCTTCTATTTTGAAAGCTGCAGAAAGTTTTTTCTTAATTGTATCGCATAAAGGACCCCACCAAGCGGCCTCTGCATCATTAGTTCTTGTAATCCACTGAGTAACTCCACCAGTGTTTACAAAATTAATCTTATCAAGAAGTGGATGTTTTTTCTTTAAATCTTCAAACACTCTATCAATTATAGTTGCAGGCATAAGGCTAACTACTTCAGCAGTCTCAAATCCGTTAGCTTCAATTACTGCATTGTAATATTTTCTTTCATCTGCAGTAAGATAATTCATATTTCTGGCTGCTCTTGCATGTTGGTCAGCGGCTTCCATTCTTGCAGCTTCTACTGCTTCTCTTTTAGCTTGATCAAGTACTCCTAATTGAATATGATGGGCCATTGCTACTTGTGCAGCTGCTACATTGTCAGCATCTCCACTTTCAAGTGCTGCAACAAAATCATTTTTTAAACCTATTAGTACCTCATCAGTATTACTTAAATCTGGATTTATCATTGGTCTTGGCATTTTATATTTCCTCCCTTTTAAACTTGTTTAGTATGTTATTTGTTTTATCAACTTTTCTTGCTTGTGCAT
The sequence above is a segment of the Acetoanaerobium noterae genome. Coding sequences within it:
- a CDS encoding phage major capsid protein, which gives rise to MPRPMINPDLSNTDEVLIGLKNDFVAALESGDADNVAAAQVAMAHHIQLGVLDQAKREAVEAARMEAADQHARAARNMNYLTADERKYYNAVIEANGFETAEVVSLMPATIIDRVFEDLKKKHPLLDKINFVNTGGVTQWITRTNDAEAAWWGPLCDTIKKKLSAAFKIEDMNLYKLSAYMPVCKSMLVLGPEWLDTYVRTVLGESIAMALELAIVNGTGKDQPIGMMKNLAGAVVEGVYPDKTPVALTEFTPASIGTAIMAPLTKNGTKIVDAADVVFIVNPLDYWSKIYQTIMTKNLNGQWVSNFLFPMENIIQSVAVPQGKMVTGEAPNYFMGVGMAQKIEHSDEYKFLEDQRTYLTKFLGNGKAKDNESFTVFDISGMAPAV